One genomic region from Campylobacter concisus encodes:
- the thrC gene encoding threonine synthase: MRLTPTRSAKDEKIKNVNLSTAMLSPSSAHGGLYAPKKLPKITKSKWQELSQLSYEKLALYIISLFKFDVPEAFFKKAVKRYASFDDPKHPVIFKKIDKNLYVNELYHGPTRAFKDMALQPFGSLLSQLAKGRGEKYLIMCATSGDTGPATLQTFANDENIKVVCLYPDGGTSEVQKLQMQTMQGENLKVFGIKGDFDDAQRALKTLLANDKFKAELKKKRLKLSAANSVNFGRILFQIIYHAYAYANLLKQKALKANESFDIIVPSGNFGNALGAYYAKKMGAKIGKIKIASNANNILTQFFTTGIYDLRDKKLVKTISPAMDILISSNVERLLFDKFGSVRANELMQSLAKNKFYKISKQELEALKEDFEASWCDDKECEAYIAKLAKDGYAIDPHTATCFKMVDAGRINVITSTAHWVKFTPSMIKACQIKDTKDEKDALAKTAKILNDIVPSSINSLFSAKILHKNIIKEDEIEKCVLEWIER; the protein is encoded by the coding sequence ATGAGACTAACACCGACAAGAAGTGCAAAAGATGAAAAGATAAAAAATGTAAATTTAAGCACAGCCATGCTTAGCCCAAGCTCCGCTCATGGCGGACTTTATGCGCCAAAAAAGCTTCCAAAGATAACAAAATCAAAGTGGCAAGAGCTCTCACAATTAAGCTACGAGAAACTCGCACTTTATATCATATCACTATTTAAATTTGATGTGCCAGAGGCGTTTTTCAAAAAGGCGGTTAAGAGATACGCGAGTTTTGACGATCCAAAGCACCCAGTCATTTTTAAGAAAATAGATAAAAATTTATACGTAAATGAGCTATATCACGGCCCAACAAGGGCATTTAAGGATATGGCGCTTCAGCCTTTTGGCTCGCTGCTTAGCCAGCTAGCAAAAGGAAGAGGCGAAAAATACCTTATCATGTGTGCAACTAGCGGCGACACTGGCCCTGCGACACTTCAAACCTTTGCTAATGACGAAAATATCAAGGTCGTCTGCCTCTATCCAGATGGCGGCACGAGCGAGGTGCAAAAGCTTCAGATGCAGACCATGCAGGGTGAAAATTTAAAGGTTTTTGGCATAAAAGGCGACTTTGATGACGCTCAAAGAGCGCTAAAAACGCTGCTTGCAAATGATAAATTTAAGGCCGAGCTTAAGAAAAAACGCCTTAAACTAAGCGCGGCAAACTCGGTAAATTTTGGCAGAATTCTCTTTCAGATCATCTACCACGCTTACGCTTACGCAAATTTGCTAAAACAAAAGGCGCTTAAGGCAAACGAAAGCTTTGATATCATCGTGCCAAGCGGAAATTTCGGCAACGCTCTTGGGGCGTATTACGCTAAAAAAATGGGCGCAAAGATCGGCAAGATCAAGATCGCCTCAAACGCAAACAACATCTTGACGCAGTTTTTTACCACCGGCATTTACGACCTAAGAGACAAAAAGCTGGTTAAGACGATAAGCCCAGCCATGGACATTTTAATAAGCTCAAACGTCGAGCGCTTGCTATTTGATAAATTTGGCAGCGTTAGAGCAAATGAACTCATGCAAAGCTTAGCCAAAAATAAATTTTATAAGATTAGCAAGCAAGAGCTTGAAGCGCTAAAAGAGGACTTTGAGGCTAGCTGGTGCGACGATAAAGAATGCGAGGCATACATCGCAAAGCTCGCAAAGGACGGCTACGCGATCGATCCACATACGGCTACTTGCTTTAAAATGGTGGATGCTGGCCGCATAAACGTCATCACATCGACCGCGCACTGGGTGAAATTTACGCCAAGCATGATCAAAGCGTGCCAGATCAAAGATACAAAAGATGAAAAAGATGCTTTGGCAAAGACTGCTAAAATCTTAAATGACATCGTGCCAAGCTCGATAAACTCGCTATTTAGTGCGAAAATTTTGCATAAAAATATCATAAAAGAGGACGAAATCGAAAAGTGCGTCCTAGAATGGATCGAGCGATGA
- the kdsB gene encoding 3-deoxy-manno-octulosonate cytidylyltransferase — translation MIIIPARLASTRFSNKILKEINGVPMFVATALRVSGVDDVVVAVDEQSVLDIAKAHGIKAVLTCKDHQSGTDRINEAAQILGLSESEIIINVQADEPFIEPENIAKFRAFCEQNKEKAFMFSCYKKMDDEFADDKNLVKVVTDFEGYALYFSRSRIPFNRSECKSYKAHLGIYGYSVKSLKEFCALMPSSLENTEKLEQLRALENGKKIAMLEVESQSIGIDSEEDYQRALAKFGKK, via the coding sequence ATGATAATTATACCAGCTCGCCTTGCTTCAACAAGGTTTAGTAATAAAATTTTAAAAGAGATAAATGGCGTGCCAATGTTTGTGGCAACGGCTCTTAGAGTAAGTGGCGTGGATGATGTGGTAGTTGCTGTGGATGAGCAAAGTGTGCTGGATATTGCCAAAGCTCACGGTATAAAAGCGGTGCTAACTTGCAAAGATCATCAAAGTGGGACTGATAGGATAAACGAAGCAGCACAAATTTTGGGGTTAAGCGAGAGTGAGATTATCATAAATGTTCAGGCTGATGAGCCATTTATCGAGCCTGAAAATATCGCTAAATTTAGGGCTTTTTGCGAGCAGAATAAAGAAAAAGCCTTTATGTTTTCTTGCTATAAAAAGATGGACGATGAGTTTGCGGATGATAAAAATTTAGTTAAAGTGGTGACTGATTTTGAGGGATATGCACTTTATTTTTCAAGATCTAGGATACCATTTAACAGAAGCGAGTGTAAAAGTTATAAGGCTCACCTTGGCATTTACGGATACAGCGTAAAGAGCCTAAAAGAGTTTTGTGCTCTTATGCCTTCAAGCCTTGAAAATACCGAAAAGCTCGAGCAGCTTCGTGCTTTAGAAAATGGTAAAAAGATAGCGATGCTAGAGGTTGAGAGCCAAAGTATCGGTATCGATAGCGAAGAGGACTACCAAAGAGCGCTAGCTAAATTTGGTAAGAAATAA
- a CDS encoding DNA-binding protein: MIETSDIFNLLHNAVEAKNIGKKISQAKMAEELGVPMRTYQDWRLGNSKPQAAAAVCKLLCELDDDEILFVINKMRKLLGK; this comes from the coding sequence ATGATTGAAACAAGTGATATATTTAATTTGCTTCACAATGCAGTTGAGGCAAAAAATATCGGTAAGAAAATTTCACAAGCAAAAATGGCAGAAGAGCTTGGTGTACCAATGAGAACATATCAAGATTGGAGGCTTGGCAACTCAAAGCCACAAGCTGCTGCTGCAGTTTGCAAACTTCTTTGTGAGCTTGACGACGATGAAATATTATTTGTTATCAATAAGATGAGAAAGTTATTAGGAAAATAG
- a CDS encoding HrcA family transcriptional regulator — protein sequence MSKTNKRDLILNSIIEAYLQDNMPIGSNELGSRMSAAIPASTIRVYFKKLSDEGEITKLHISGGRIPTIAAMRRYWSEIFAISDINLEINDAEELKKLCYEFELYCMIFGTIDNELLEILNLNNRYMILNFGEDEIVIKFDARMYKFLSNLAGVSLNKLELICSQVGLSELKSKIRELKRTKIYFQENEILAFDMFKDRRFKMVFDPSFSLQMDEKLTFSPMFDENFMGLKFSTNYLGNEAEMICAGSIYTDYVKFINLIKEAA from the coding sequence GTGAGTAAAACAAATAAACGTGATTTGATACTAAATTCTATCATCGAGGCTTATTTGCAAGACAATATGCCTATTGGCTCAAATGAGCTTGGTTCTCGTATGAGCGCGGCTATTCCGGCTTCTACGATACGCGTTTATTTCAAAAAGCTTTCAGATGAGGGTGAGATCACAAAGCTTCACATTAGTGGTGGTAGGATCCCAACAATTGCTGCGATGAGAAGATATTGGAGTGAAATTTTTGCTATAAGTGATATAAATTTAGAGATAAATGATGCCGAAGAACTGAAAAAGTTATGTTATGAATTTGAGCTTTACTGTATGATTTTTGGCACAATCGATAATGAATTGCTAGAAATTTTAAATTTAAATAATAGGTATATGATCTTAAATTTTGGCGAAGATGAGATCGTTATTAAATTTGATGCTAGGATGTATAAATTTTTAAGTAATCTTGCTGGAGTTAGTTTAAACAAGCTTGAGCTTATCTGCTCTCAAGTTGGCTTAAGCGAACTAAAAAGTAAAATAAGAGAGCTTAAAAGGACTAAAATTTACTTCCAAGAAAATGAAATTTTAGCCTTTGATATGTTTAAGGATAGACGTTTTAAGATGGTTTTTGACCCGAGTTTTAGCTTACAAATGGATGAGAAACTTACATTTTCTCCTATGTTTGATGAAAATTTTATGGGGCTCAAATTTAGTACAAACTATCTTGGCAACGAAGCAGAGATGATCTGTGCTGGCAGTATTTATACTGACTATGTGAAATTTATAAATCTAATAAAGGAGGCTGCGTGA
- the grpE gene encoding nucleotide exchange factor GrpE, which yields MSEEIKEQNLPEVEPVQELANDSVNLDALGDISKVEKLEKELGEITDKYYRANAEFENIKKRYEKEKTDVANYANEKFARDLLPVIDALEIAANFDPEDDEFAKKIKEGILITINQFKKCFEKHGVSEIPTDTEFDPSVHNAVLRVDSEEKQSGQIVQALQKGYMINGRVLRPAMVSVAN from the coding sequence GTGAGCGAAGAGATAAAAGAGCAAAACCTACCTGAGGTTGAGCCTGTGCAAGAACTAGCTAATGATAGTGTAAATTTGGACGCACTTGGCGATATTTCAAAGGTTGAGAAACTTGAAAAAGAGCTCGGGGAGATAACTGATAAATATTATAGAGCAAATGCTGAGTTTGAAAATATCAAAAAGCGTTATGAAAAAGAAAAGACGGACGTTGCAAACTATGCAAATGAGAAATTTGCTAGGGACTTGCTACCAGTCATAGATGCTCTTGAGATCGCTGCAAATTTTGATCCAGAGGATGATGAATTTGCCAAAAAGATCAAAGAGGGTATTTTGATAACTATAAATCAGTTTAAAAAATGCTTTGAAAAGCATGGCGTAAGCGAGATACCAACTGACACTGAGTTTGATCCGAGCGTGCATAATGCTGTTTTAAGGGTCGATAGCGAAGAGAAGCAGAGTGGTCAAATCGTGCAAGCTTTGCAAAAAGGCTATATGATAAATGGTAGGGTTTTGCGCCCAGCTATGGTCAGTGTAGCAAACTAA
- the dnaK gene encoding molecular chaperone DnaK: MSKVIGIDLGTTNSCVSVFERGESKVIPNKEGKNTTPSVVAFTDKGEILVGDVAKRQAVTNPEKTIYSIKRIMGLMSNEKNAEEAKSRLPYHVVDRNGACAVEIAGKVYTPQEISAKILIKLKEDAEAYLGEKVTDAVITVPAYFNDSQRKATKEAGTIAGLNVLRIINEPTAAALAYGLDKKEAEKILVYDLGGGTFDVTVLETGDNIVEVLATGGNAFLGGDDFDNKIIDWLVSEFKNENGIDLKGDIMALQRLKEAAENAKKELSSAQETEINLPFITADATGPKHLVKKLTRAKFEGMIDSLVGETITKINEVIKDAGLSKSDIKEVVMVGGSTRVPLVQEEVKKAFGKELNKSVNPDEVVAIGAAIQGAVIKGDVKDVLLLDVTPLSLGIETLGGVMTKIIEKGTTIPTKKSQVFSTAEDNQSAVTIMVLQGEREFARDNKSLGNFNLEGIPAAPRGVPQIEVEFDIDANGILTVSAKDKATGKAQNITISGSSGLSEEEINNMVKDAELHKEEDKKRKDAVEARNQADALVHQTEKSMSELGEKVPAEDRSNIEAALNDLKEVLKDENSSKEQIDAKVEALSKASHKLAEAMYKKDENAGANGGNNKKDDDVIDAEVE; the protein is encoded by the coding sequence ATGTCAAAAGTTATAGGTATAGACTTAGGTACAACAAACTCTTGTGTGAGCGTTTTTGAGCGTGGCGAGAGCAAGGTTATCCCAAACAAAGAGGGCAAAAACACAACTCCATCAGTTGTTGCTTTCACAGACAAGGGTGAAATTCTAGTAGGTGACGTTGCAAAACGTCAAGCAGTTACAAACCCTGAAAAAACGATATATTCTATCAAACGTATCATGGGCTTGATGAGCAATGAAAAAAATGCTGAAGAGGCAAAAAGCCGCTTGCCATATCACGTCGTAGATAGAAATGGCGCATGCGCAGTTGAGATCGCTGGCAAGGTTTATACTCCACAAGAAATTTCAGCAAAAATTCTTATCAAACTAAAAGAAGATGCTGAAGCATACCTTGGTGAAAAGGTAACAGATGCGGTTATTACAGTGCCAGCATACTTTAACGATAGCCAAAGAAAAGCTACAAAAGAGGCTGGAACGATCGCAGGGCTAAACGTACTTCGTATCATCAACGAGCCAACAGCTGCAGCACTTGCTTATGGTCTTGATAAAAAAGAGGCTGAGAAAATTTTAGTTTACGACCTAGGTGGTGGTACATTTGACGTTACAGTGCTAGAGACTGGTGATAATATCGTTGAAGTTTTGGCAACTGGCGGTAACGCATTCTTGGGCGGCGATGACTTTGATAACAAGATAATTGACTGGCTAGTAAGCGAGTTTAAAAACGAAAATGGTATCGATCTAAAAGGCGATATCATGGCGCTTCAACGCTTAAAAGAAGCTGCTGAAAATGCTAAAAAAGAGCTAAGCTCAGCTCAAGAGACTGAGATAAATTTACCATTTATCACAGCTGATGCGACTGGTCCAAAACACCTTGTCAAAAAGCTAACTCGTGCTAAATTTGAAGGTATGATCGACTCACTTGTAGGCGAGACTATCACTAAGATAAATGAAGTCATCAAAGATGCAGGTCTAAGCAAGAGTGACATCAAAGAGGTCGTAATGGTCGGTGGTTCAACTCGTGTGCCACTCGTTCAAGAAGAGGTTAAAAAGGCATTTGGCAAAGAGCTAAATAAGAGCGTAAATCCAGATGAGGTCGTAGCTATCGGTGCTGCTATCCAAGGCGCTGTTATAAAAGGCGACGTTAAAGATGTGCTACTTCTTGACGTAACTCCACTTAGCCTTGGTATCGAGACACTTGGTGGCGTAATGACTAAGATCATCGAAAAAGGTACAACCATACCAACTAAAAAAAGCCAAGTTTTCTCAACTGCTGAAGATAACCAAAGTGCCGTTACTATCATGGTTTTACAAGGCGAGCGTGAGTTTGCAAGGGATAATAAATCACTTGGAAATTTTAACCTCGAAGGCATCCCAGCAGCTCCAAGAGGTGTTCCTCAAATCGAAGTTGAGTTTGACATTGACGCAAACGGAATTTTAACTGTTTCAGCAAAAGATAAAGCAACTGGCAAAGCTCAAAACATCACTATCTCTGGATCAAGCGGCTTAAGCGAAGAAGAGATAAACAATATGGTAAAAGATGCTGAGCTTCATAAAGAAGAGGACAAAAAACGCAAAGACGCAGTTGAGGCTAGAAATCAAGCTGACGCACTAGTTCATCAAACTGAAAAGAGCATGAGCGAGCTTGGCGAGAAAGTCCCAGCTGAGGATAGAAGCAACATCGAAGCTGCACTAAACGATCTAAAAGAGGTCTTAAAAGATGAAAATTCTTCAAAAGAGCAAATTGATGCTAAAGTAGAAGCTCTAAGCAAGGCCAGCCACAAATTAGCAGAAGCTATGTATAAAAAAGATGAAAACGCTGGAGCAAACGGCGGAAATAATAAAAAAGACGACGACGTTATAGACGCTGAAGTCGAGTAA
- a CDS encoding trehalose-6-phosphate synthase — protein MYLFFLITHLICAIVFIGYVFFDVCIYPFAKKTVDAKTLEIVKKAYTKGSAKVFGTAFLLLLISGAYMAKDYFGGELGWWQSNFQKLLLVKIFVLLVMCLVTFISVFNVVILKKPDPFGKFSHLIALVLCLIMVILAKVMWWA, from the coding sequence ATGTACTTATTTTTTTTGATTACTCATTTAATTTGTGCCATTGTATTTATAGGATATGTATTTTTCGATGTTTGCATATATCCGTTTGCTAAAAAAACGGTTGATGCTAAAACCCTTGAAATAGTTAAAAAAGCCTACACAAAAGGCAGCGCAAAGGTATTTGGCACAGCATTTTTATTGCTTTTAATAAGTGGCGCTTATATGGCAAAAGACTATTTTGGAGGTGAGCTTGGCTGGTGGCAAAGCAACTTTCAAAAGCTACTGCTTGTAAAAATTTTTGTTTTACTCGTAATGTGCCTTGTAACTTTTATCTCTGTTTTTAATGTCGTTATTTTAAAAAAGCCTGATCCATTTGGTAAATTTTCACATTTAATAGCTCTAGTGCTTTGCCTGATAATGGTCATTTTAGCAAAAGTAATGTGGTGGGCTTAA
- the ppk2 gene encoding polyphosphate kinase 2: MSKDKKHQKSEKLGYEEELRLLQIELLKFQNYVKEKGLRVLMLMEGRDAAGKGGTIKRLTEHLNPRGCRIVALAKPSDVEKTQWYFQRYVTHLPSAGEIVIFDRSWYNRAGVEPVMGFCTQEEHKEFLREVPKFEEMIINSGIIFFKIYLSITKDEQKKRFKERQNDPLKQFKISPVDQKAQELWDQYSIAKYSMLLASHNSISPWVIVSSDNKKEARLNVFKFILSHVEYPKKINDYLEFDKNVVRDGSEEIKRIEEGLNKDKLKSID, from the coding sequence ATGTCAAAAGACAAAAAACACCAAAAAAGTGAGAAACTTGGCTACGAGGAAGAGCTTAGACTACTTCAAATTGAACTTTTAAAATTTCAAAATTACGTAAAAGAAAAAGGCCTTAGAGTACTCATGCTAATGGAAGGGCGCGACGCAGCCGGCAAAGGCGGAACGATAAAACGCCTAACTGAGCATCTAAATCCAAGAGGTTGCCGTATAGTAGCGCTTGCTAAGCCAAGTGATGTCGAAAAAACGCAGTGGTATTTTCAAAGATATGTGACTCATCTGCCAAGTGCTGGAGAGATCGTGATCTTTGATAGAAGCTGGTACAATAGAGCTGGCGTTGAGCCGGTAATGGGCTTTTGCACGCAAGAAGAGCATAAGGAATTTTTACGTGAAGTGCCAAAATTTGAAGAGATGATCATAAACTCTGGCATAATTTTCTTTAAAATTTATCTATCAATCACAAAAGATGAGCAGAAAAAACGCTTCAAAGAGAGGCAAAATGATCCATTAAAGCAGTTTAAAATTTCACCCGTTGATCAAAAAGCACAAGAGCTTTGGGATCAATACTCTATCGCTAAATATTCGATGCTTCTTGCTTCTCACAATAGCATTTCACCATGGGTCATTGTCTCAAGTGATAACAAAAAAGAAGCTAGGCTAAATGTCTTTAAATTTATCCTAAGTCACGTTGAATATCCAAAAAAGATAAATGACTACTTGGAATTTGACAAAAACGTCGTAAGAGATGGAAGTGAAGAGATAAAGCGCATAGAAGAAGGGCTAAATAAAGATAAGTTAAAGAGTATCGATTAG
- the dsbD gene encoding protein-disulfide reductase DsbD encodes MFLKFLFSLILFVGSLFAEVLDVSKAFVLTPSVDSQNVEVKFNFGENIYLYKESFEIKLAGKKINELLNLPSSENTGEYEIYPKDFSIFIPLNLVKENLSNGKAILDINYQGCAKNGICYRPQSKIYEITDQAGKFSIATFKKEQKNDADSFAEEFSSEQDIANGLGDKNFFISLLTFFGYGLLLSLTPCVFPMIPILSSIIVSKGANLNAKKGFLLSFIYVVAMSLAYALAGVAASLLGFGIAGALQNIYVLGAFAAIFVILSFSMFGFYDIKLPAKFENLISKKSQNSSGYVGIFIMGFASALIISPCVAAPLAGALLYIAQSGNVFYGGIMLFAMGLGMGVPLLIIGLSSGKLLPKPGSWMDEVKKFFGFLMLIMAVWILARVLGEFFELLGYGIIGVFMAVYFGAFEVAEQSWTKFKKAFFILVFIYSVMLIVGSFLGSKEAFSPLSGLNLAKSDSALKFNSVKNLDELNEIIKNSTKPVLVDFYADWCASCKEIEKITFKDSDVIDALANFALIRIDVTNGGSQNDEMLRNFGLIDPPALLLFNGGDELKFLRTIGFIDAKNFLAKLEKIK; translated from the coding sequence ATGTTTTTAAAATTTCTTTTTTCGCTTATTTTATTTGTGGGCTCACTTTTTGCTGAGGTTTTAGATGTTAGCAAAGCCTTTGTTTTAACTCCAAGCGTTGATAGTCAAAATGTTGAAGTGAAGTTTAACTTTGGTGAAAATATCTATCTTTATAAAGAGAGTTTCGAGATTAAACTAGCTGGCAAAAAGATAAATGAGCTATTAAATTTGCCAAGTAGTGAAAATACGGGAGAATATGAAATTTATCCAAAAGATTTTTCGATTTTTATCCCATTAAATTTGGTAAAAGAAAATCTTTCAAATGGCAAAGCAATACTTGACATTAACTATCAAGGCTGTGCTAAAAACGGCATTTGCTACCGTCCGCAAAGTAAAATTTATGAGATAACTGACCAAGCTGGAAAATTTAGCATCGCCACTTTTAAAAAAGAGCAAAAAAACGATGCCGACAGCTTTGCTGAAGAATTTTCTAGCGAGCAAGATATTGCAAATGGGCTTGGAGATAAAAATTTCTTTATCTCACTTCTTACTTTTTTTGGTTATGGTCTCTTGCTTTCACTAACACCTTGCGTCTTTCCGATGATACCGATACTTTCAAGCATAATCGTCTCAAAAGGTGCTAATTTAAATGCAAAAAAAGGCTTTTTACTATCATTTATCTATGTTGTCGCGATGAGCCTAGCTTATGCACTAGCTGGAGTTGCAGCTAGCCTGCTTGGCTTTGGCATCGCAGGAGCTTTGCAAAATATCTATGTGCTTGGCGCTTTTGCAGCCATTTTTGTCATTCTAAGCTTTAGCATGTTTGGATTTTATGATATAAAATTGCCAGCAAAATTTGAAAATTTGATAAGTAAAAAATCGCAAAATAGTTCAGGCTATGTTGGAATTTTTATTATGGGTTTTGCCTCAGCTCTCATCATATCACCTTGCGTAGCAGCACCATTAGCGGGCGCACTTCTTTATATTGCCCAAAGTGGAAATGTCTTTTATGGTGGCATTATGCTTTTTGCCATGGGGCTTGGCATGGGCGTGCCACTACTTATTATCGGGCTAAGCTCTGGAAAGCTCTTGCCAAAACCTGGTAGTTGGATGGATGAAGTGAAAAAATTCTTTGGTTTTTTGATGCTCATCATGGCAGTTTGGATCCTTGCGCGTGTGCTCGGAGAATTTTTTGAGCTATTAGGATATGGCATTATAGGCGTTTTTATGGCAGTTTATTTTGGGGCATTTGAAGTAGCAGAGCAAAGCTGGACTAAGTTTAAAAAAGCGTTTTTTATCCTAGTTTTTATATATTCAGTTATGCTAATAGTTGGTTCATTTTTGGGCTCAAAGGAGGCTTTTTCTCCGCTTTCTGGACTAAATTTGGCAAAAAGTGATAGTGCGTTAAAATTTAATTCCGTTAAAAATTTAGATGAACTAAATGAGATAATAAAAAACTCAACCAAACCCGTTCTAGTAGATTTTTATGCTGATTGGTGTGCAAGCTGCAAAGAGATAGAAAAGATCACTTTTAAAGATAGTGATGTTATAGATGCTTTGGCAAATTTTGCACTTATTCGTATCGATGTAACAAATGGTGGATCACAAAATGATGAGATGCTAAGAAATTTTGGGCTTATTGATCCGCCTGCGCTTTTGTTATTTAATGGTGGCGATGAGCTAAAATTTCTTAGAACTATCGGTTTTATAGATGCTAAAAATTTTCTAGCAAAGCTTGAAAAAATTAAATAA
- the nth gene encoding endonuclease III, translated as MRTKKDILEIKRRLLEEFKDAKSELKFRNLYELLVCVMLSAQCTDKRVNLITPALFEAYKDVYELASANLASLKLMINSCSFFNNKAVNLIKMANSVVELYNGEIPLDEEKLKALAGVGQKTAHVVLLEATNANVMAVDTHVFRVAHRLDLSHAKTPEATEADLSHAFKTDLGKLHQAMVLFGRYTCKAKKPLCHECILNDLCNSKDKII; from the coding sequence ATGAGAACAAAAAAAGATATTTTAGAGATAAAAAGAAGACTTCTAGAAGAGTTTAAAGACGCTAAAAGCGAGCTTAAATTTAGAAATTTGTATGAGCTACTTGTCTGTGTCATGCTCTCAGCCCAGTGCACTGATAAAAGAGTAAATTTAATAACTCCGGCTTTATTTGAAGCGTATAAAGATGTCTATGAGCTAGCTAGTGCAAATTTAGCCAGCTTAAAACTTATGATAAACTCATGCAGCTTTTTTAACAACAAAGCAGTAAATTTGATCAAAATGGCAAACAGCGTGGTTGAGCTCTATAACGGAGAAATTCCACTTGATGAAGAGAAGCTAAAAGCCCTTGCTGGAGTTGGGCAAAAGACCGCTCACGTAGTGCTTTTAGAGGCTACAAATGCAAATGTAATGGCCGTTGATACGCACGTTTTTAGAGTGGCGCACAGACTTGATCTTAGCCATGCAAAAACGCCAGAAGCTACTGAAGCTGATCTTAGCCATGCCTTTAAAACAGATCTTGGCAAGCTTCATCAAGCCATGGTGCTCTTTGGACGTTACACCTGTAAAGCCAAAAAGCCGCTTTGCCATGAGTGTATCTTAAATGATCTTTGTAACAGCAAGGACAAGATTATTTAA
- a CDS encoding peptidylprolyl isomerase, which produces MKKFLFPAVLSLAAAVTLNAAVVATVDGDAISDSDISSLLSAAMPGFDASKLQPNEKKRIIDDLINRKLLLKDAKSSGIEKDVEYIKAVKAAQEGIAVELYMRKLFDGIKVSDNELKDFYNKNKASMNQPAQAKARHILVEDEKTANDIIAQLKNLKGEALTKKFAELASQKSIDKGSAAHGGALGWFGQSQMVKPFADAAFSMANGTVSTKPVKTQFGYHVILKEDGKAAGTVSFEQAKPEIEQAVKMEKFQAAVRQKSEALRQKAKIEYK; this is translated from the coding sequence ATGAAAAAATTTTTGTTTCCAGCAGTTTTAAGTTTAGCAGCGGCTGTTACTCTAAATGCAGCAGTAGTTGCAACAGTTGATGGTGATGCTATAAGCGATAGCGATATTTCAAGCCTTTTATCAGCAGCTATGCCAGGATTTGACGCTAGTAAGCTTCAACCAAATGAGAAAAAACGTATAATCGACGATCTAATAAATAGAAAACTTCTTTTAAAAGATGCTAAGTCAAGCGGTATCGAAAAAGATGTAGAGTACATCAAAGCTGTAAAAGCAGCGCAAGAAGGTATCGCAGTTGAGCTTTATATGAGAAAGCTTTTTGACGGCATAAAAGTAAGTGATAATGAGCTAAAAGATTTTTACAACAAAAACAAAGCTAGCATGAACCAACCAGCTCAAGCAAAAGCAAGGCATATCCTAGTTGAAGATGAAAAAACAGCAAACGACATCATCGCTCAACTTAAAAATTTAAAAGGTGAGGCGCTAACAAAGAAATTTGCAGAGCTAGCAAGCCAAAAATCAATCGACAAAGGCTCAGCAGCACATGGTGGCGCGCTTGGCTGGTTTGGTCAAAGCCAAATGGTAAAACCTTTTGCAGACGCAGCATTTTCAATGGCTAATGGCACAGTTTCAACTAAGCCAGTTAAAACTCAGTTTGGTTACCATGTTATTTTGAAAGAAGATGGCAAAGCTGCTGGCACTGTAAGCTTTGAACAAGCAAAACCAGAGATCGAGCAAGCTGTTAAAATGGAGAAATTCCAAGCTGCTGTTAGACAAAAAAGTGAAGCTCTACGCCAAAAAGCAAAGATAGAATATAAGTAA